In the Sarcophilus harrisii chromosome 3, mSarHar1.11, whole genome shotgun sequence genome, one interval contains:
- the SMG9 gene encoding protein SMG9, with amino-acid sequence MSESGHSQPGLYGIERRRRWKEPGSGGPQNLSGPGGRERDYGAPWDRERERRDGNEEAGTSIIQKTPIILSKPPAERSKLPPPTAPAPTTLQAPAPLDKPIVLMKPREEAKGPAGGAGAPALEGATPPPPVVPAPPKGEKEGQRPTQPVYQIQNRGMGTTTPAALDPVVGQAKLLPPERMKHSIKLVDDQMNWCDSAIEYLLDQTDVLVVGVLGLQGTGKSMVMSLLSANTPEEDQRAYVFRAQSAEMKERGGNQTSGIDFFITQERIVFLDTQPILSPSILDHLINNDRKLPPEYNLPHTYVEMQSLQIAAFLFTVCHVVIVVQDWFTDLSLYRFLQTAEMVKPSTPSPSHEASSSSGSDEGTEYYPHLVFLQNKARREDFCPQKLRQMHLVIDQLMAHSHLRYKGTLSMLQCNVFPGLPPDFLDSEVNLFLVPFMDTEGDSESLPRAGPGSSPLFSLLPGYRGHPSFQSLVTKLRSQVMSMARPQLSHTILTEKNWFHYAARIWDGVKKSSALAEYSRLLA; translated from the exons ATGTCCGAGTCTGGGCACAGCCAGCCCGGGCTCTACGGGATAGAGCGGCGACGCCGATGGAAGGAGCCGGGTTCCGGGGGCCCCCAGAACCTGTCGGGGCCGGGGGGCCGGGAGCGAGACTATGGCGCGCCCTGGGACCGGGAGCGAGAGCGGCGG gatGGCAACGAGGAGGCAGGGACGTCAATCATCCAGAAAACGCCCATCATCCTCTCCAAGCCTCCAGCAGAGAGG tCCAAACTTCCACCCCCGACCGCCCCGGCTCCCACCACTCTGCAGGCCCCGGCTCCTCTGGACAAACCCATTGTTCTGATGAAGCCTCGGGAGGAAGCCAAGGGCCCGGCCGGGGGGGCAGGGGCCCCGGCCCTTGAAGGGGCCACGCCACCCCCCCCAGTGGTCCCCGCCCCTCccaagggggagaaggaaggccAGCGGCCCACCCAGCCCGTCTACCAGATACAGAACCGGGGCATGGGCACCACGACGCCCGCCGCCTTGGACC cCGTGGTGGGCCAGGCCAAGCTGCTGCCCCCCGAGCGCATGAAGCACAGCATCAAGTTGGTGGATGACCAGATGAACTGGTGCGACAGTGCCATCGAG TACCTGCTGGATCAGACGGACGTGCTGGTGGTCGGGGTCCTGGGTCTGCAAGGAACGGGCAAGTCAATGGTCATGTCCCTGCTGTCGGCCAACACCCCCGAGGAGGACCAGAG AGCCTACGTGTTCCGGGCCCAGAGCGCCGAGATGAAGGAGCGTGGGGGGAACCAGACCAGCGGCATCGACTTCTTCATCACCCAGGAGCGCATTGTCTTCCTGGACACCCAG cCCATCCTGAGCCCGTCCATCCTGGACCACCTCATCAACAATGACCGCAAACTGCCCCCCGAGTACAACCTCCCCCACACCTACGTGGAGATGCAG TCCCTGCAGATCGCGGCCTTCCTCTTCACTGTCTGCCACGTGGTCATCGTGGTGCAGGACTGGTTCACTGACCTCAGTCTGTACCG GTTCCTGCAGACGGCCGAGATGGTGAagccctccaccccctcccccagccacGAGGCCAGCAGCTCCTCTGGCTCGGACGAAGGCACCGAGTACTACCCCCACCTGG TCTTCCTGCAGAACAAGGCCCGGCGGGAGGACTTCTGCCCCCAGAAGCTGCGGCAGATGCACCTGGTGATTGACCAGCTGATGGCCCACTCCCACCTGCGCTACAAGG GCACCTTGTCCATGCTGCAGTGCAATGTCTTCCCGGGCCTGCCCCCTGACTTCCTGGACTCGGAGGTGAACCTCTTCCTGGTGCCCTTCATGGACACTGAGGGGGACAGCGAGAGCCTGCCCCGGGCAG GCCCGGGCTCCAGCCcgctcttttcccttctcccggGCTACCGGGGCCACCCCAGCTTCCAGTCCTTAGTGACCAAACTCCGGAGCCAGGTGATGTCCATGGCCCGGCCGCAGCTCTCGCACACCATCCTCACGGAGAAGAACTG GTTCCACTATGCTGCCCGGATCTGGGATGGGGTCAAGAAGTCCTCCGCGCTGGCTGAGTACAGCCGCCTGCTGGCGTGA